The Rhododendron vialii isolate Sample 1 chromosome 8a, ASM3025357v1 genome has a window encoding:
- the LOC131335593 gene encoding BTB/POZ domain-containing protein At2g13690 encodes MDDSISTNHNPQRRRDPPPRRRSWCCSFAVPPHSPENPAFSHPKPPRKPETLFKSFANSPQQTTRFGLVGRILSPGRVSPIDSDPTLQEPRVSVSLPSPIPDANSQSRSEGLQNSRPGPERGAGEEGNLGVFDVRLNLKGKSGGTLVLELNSEVLSANSEVFEGLIANYRKSRNDLGGSSLCRIEVPEVEKLNVFRETIELMFEQDISKRLLKIGAYRSIDILEVSAGIMFTRGVLSCLRYLEAVPWSEEEEDKLRSLFNRYNFDEATSGDILARLHSLDSVHSQQTLARQLVWSITTCTNANARNELKSLVKGLLSKSSVYEKNYPDINKEDLYNVCQSCVDSLVSLFEEATGSNSNSKLGEKDSDKPLVERISKQVDNINWLLEILLDRQMAEEFVNIWAEQRDLLQMHENASAMVRYELSRVSAMLFIALGTRKLHCRTEVRLGLLEAWFGPMLLDFGWLRRCRKGLDMRALEEAMGQALLTLPLKQQYALFMEWFRCFSKNGTECPNLSKAFQIWWRRSFLRGSESCAIESRRFRVL; translated from the exons ATGGATGATTCAATTTCCACCAATCACAATCCCCAGCGCCGCCGTGACCCACCGCCCCGCCGCCGCTCATGGTGCTGCTCCTTCGCCGTCCCTCCCCACAGCCCCGAAAACCCCGCTTTCTCCCACCCCAAACCCCCTCGTAAACCCGAAACCCTCTTCAAGTCCTTCGCCAACTCTCCTCAGCAGACCACTAGATTCGGCCTGGTGGGCCGGATCTTGTCACCCGGTCGGGTCTCCCCCATCGACTCGGATCCCACGCTTCAAGAACCTAGGGTTTCAGTTTCACTGCCCTCGCCGATCCCCGATGCCAATTCGCAGTCCCGATCCGAAGGACTGCAGAATTCGCGGCCGGGGCCGGAGAGGGGTGCGGGGGAGGAAGGCAATTTGGGGGTTTTTGATGTGAGGTTGAATTTGAAAGGGAAGAGTGGGGGTACATTGGTGCTGGAGCTGAACTCGGAGGTGTTGAGTGCCAATAGCGAGGTTTTCGAGGGGTTGATTGCGAATTACCGGAAGAGTAGGAACGATTTGGGTGGTTCGAGCCTGTGTAGGATTGAGGTTCCTGAGGTGGAGAAGTTGAATGTGTTTCGTGAGACAATTGAGCTCATGTTTGAACAAGATATCAGTAAGAGGCTTTTGAAGATTGGGGCCTATCGGTCCATTGACATACTTGAG GTATCAGCAGGCATCATGTTCACCAGGGGTGTCTTGTCCTGTTTAAGGTACCTCGAGGCAGTGCCTTGGAGTGAGGAAGAAGAGGACAAATTGAGGAGCCTTTTTAATAGGTATAATTTCGATGAAGCAACAAGTGGAGACATCTTGGCCAGACTCCATTCATTGGACTCTGTACACAGCCAACAAACTTTAGCTAGACAGTTGGTTTGGTCCATCACCACTTGTACTAACGCCAATGCAAGAAACGAGCTCAAGTCCTTAGTCAAGGGACTCCTTAGCAAAAGCTCAGTCTACGAGAAGAACTATCCAGACATCAACAAGGAGGATTTGTATAATGTCTGTCAGTCTTGTGTGGATTCGTTGGTTAGCCTTTTTGAGGAGGCCACTGGCTCTAATAGCAATTCAAAATTGGGGGAAAAGGATTCAGATAAGCCTTTGGTTGAACGTATCTCAAAACAGGTTGATAATATCAATTGGCTCCTAGAAATCTTGCTTGATCGGCAAATGGCTGAGGAGTTTGTGAATATATGGGCAGAACAACGGGATTTGCTCCAAATGCATGAGAATGCATCTGCTATGGTTAGGTATGAGCTCAGCAGGGTTTCCGCTATGTTATTCATTGCACTTGGGACCAGAAAACTGCATTGCCGGACGGAAGTAAGATTAGGGTTGCTTGAGGCATGGTTTGGTCCAATGCTTTTAGACTTTGGTTGGTTACGGAGGTGCAGAAAGGGGTTGGATATGAGGGCATTGGAAGAGGCCATGGGGCAAGCACTCCTTACGCTTCCTCTGAAGCAGCAATACGCTTTGTTCATGGAATGGTTCCGGTGTTTCTCGAAGAATGGGACTGAATGCCCTAATTTGAGTAAAGCATTTCAGATATGGTGGCGGCGATCATTCCTTAGGGGCTCCGAGTCTTGTGCCATTGAGTCCAGGCGATTTCGGGTGCTCTAG